The sequence below is a genomic window from Streptomyces sp. NBC_00289.
AAGAAGACCGACGTGCAGGCGGTGCAGCGCGTGCCGAGGAGCTTGAACTCGTCCCCCTCACCGGCGAACCACCTGGCGACAACGGGTGTGCGTGTGCGCGACAAGGTCCCTCCCGACACCAGATCTGACGGAACGTCAGAAGTGTGGCACGGTTGGCCGGAAAGAGGCAGGGCGTCCCGCAGAACCGGACCGGCGGTTCCGGCGTCGTGTTATCGGGAGGGGCGGCCGGGGCCCACGGGGGTGGTTCCGGCCGTCCTTCCGTCGATGCGAGCCGATCGTGACCCGACGGCATCGCATCCCTTCCCCGATGGACCGCGCGCCTGATAGACGCAGGAGACATGACACGACTCTCCCGAGCGGTGCGCGGACTGCTCACCGCGCTCGCCACCCTGCTGGCCGTGACCGTCGCCTCCCCCACCGCCCGGGCGGCGACCGACACCACGGCACCCGCGAACTTCGTGGCGCTGCGAACCGTGGACCCCACCATCCTTCAGGAGATGCGCTACTTCACCTCGCACAACTTCGTCGGCGAGCGCATCGACGGCTACCTGCAGCCCCTCTGCATCCTCACCCGACCCGCCGCCGAGGCCCTCCACCAGGCCCAGGTGAAACTGCTGCGTGAGGGCTACAGCCTCAAGGTGTACGACTGCTACCGGCCCCAACGCGCCGTGAACCACTTCGTCCGCTGGGCCGAGGACCTCGACGACCAGGTCATGAAGAGCGAGTTCTACCCGAACGTCGACAAGACCCGCCTGTTCGAGGACGGTTACATCGCCGAGAAGTCCGGCCACAGCCGCGGCTCGACGATGGACCTCACCATCGTGCGGCTGCCGGCGCGACCGACCCGGCCGTACCACCCCGGAGAGCCCCTCGTACCCTGCTACGCATCCCAGGACCAGCGTTTCCCGGACAACTCCGTCGACATGGGCACCGGCTTCGACTGCTTCGACACCCTCGCGCACACCCTCGACCCGCGCGTCGAGGGCCGGCAGCGGGACAACCGACTGCTGCTCAAAAGCACCCTCGAGGACCTCGGCTTCGTGAACCTGGCCGAGGAGTGGTGGCACTACACCTTCAAACCGGAGCCGTACCCGGACACCTACTTCGACTTCCCCGTGTCCTCGAAGTCGCTGGTCAGCACCGACTGAGACGCCTGCGGCGGACTCGCCTCCCGTGATCGGATACAGTCCGCCGCGTGTCCGAAACTCAGCACTCAGCCCCCAACTCCCAGCCCGGTTCGCACTGTTCCAGCTGCGGCGCCCCCTACGGAGAGGGTGCCTCCGGCTGGCCGCGCACCTGCCCGGCCTGCCACACCGTCGCCTACCGCAACCCGCTCCCGGTCGCGGTGGCCCTCCAGCCCGTGTACGACGAGCAGGGCACCGCCCTCGTCGTCATCACCCGGACCATCGCTCCCGCGCGCGGGGGCATCGCCCTGCCCGGCGGTTTCATCGACGACCGCGAGGACTGGCGGCAGGCGGTCGTACGCGAACTCAAAGAGGAGACAGGCATCGACGTGGCAGGCCGCGACGTGCGGCTCATCGACGCGATGAGCTCGCAGGACGGGCACCTCCTGCTGTTCGGCCTCCTGCCGGAGCGGCCGGCCGACAGCCTGCCCAGGTCCGCCGCCACGGACGAGACGGAGGGCTGGCACCTCCTGCGCAGGCCGGAGGAGCTCGCCTTCCCCCTGCACACCCTGGCCGCACGGGCCTGGTTCGAGGGCCGCTACATCTGAGCTCAGCCCTCCCCACGCCCGCGGACCCGCACCGGGTAGGGAGGCTCGCTCAGACCGTCCACACCCTCCCGCTCGACGACCACCCGGTCACCCTCCCACCGGGACACGTAACGCTCGATCTCCGGCTCGTCCCACCCGTCGCCCGCGTCCGGCGCCACCAGACCCGCTCCGGTCCGGCCCCGGGCGGGCGCCCACACCTCCAACTCCAGACCGCCGTCGTCCCCGCCCACGGGGAGGACGGCGCCCGCGCGCGCGAGCACCGGAATCCGCGACAACGGGGCGTCCACGAGCACCTGGCCCGGCCCCTCGTACGCCTGCCCGGTGGCCGTGTCGTACCAGCGCCCGCGCGGCAACTGCACCGCACGCCGGTCCGCGCCCGGACCGAGCACCGGCGCCACCAGCAGACAGTCGCCCAGCAGGAACGTGTCCTCGCAGTCACGCAGCGCACGGTCCTCGGGCGCGGACCACCACACCGGGCGCACATAGGGCGCTCCCGTGCGCCGGGCCAGATGCGCCAGGGTCAGCAGGTACGGCGACAGCCGCCGACGCTCGACGAGCGCCACGCGCGCGTGCGCCAGCACCTCGTCGCCGAACTCCCACGGCTCCCTGCGCCCCGCCCGCGCACGCGCGTACGTGCGGAACAGCGGCAGATACGCACCCAGCTGCAACCACCGCAGATACAGCTCCGGGGACGGACTCCCGTCGAAGCCGCCCACGTCCGGCCCCGAGTACGGCACCCCGCACAGCCCCAGCCCCATGACCAGCGACAGCGAGGCCCGCAGACCGGGCCAGCCCG
It includes:
- a CDS encoding NUDIX domain-containing protein, whose amino-acid sequence is MSETQHSAPNSQPGSHCSSCGAPYGEGASGWPRTCPACHTVAYRNPLPVAVALQPVYDEQGTALVVITRTIAPARGGIALPGGFIDDREDWRQAVVRELKEETGIDVAGRDVRLIDAMSSQDGHLLLFGLLPERPADSLPRSAATDETEGWHLLRRPEELAFPLHTLAARAWFEGRYI
- a CDS encoding M15 family metallopeptidase codes for the protein MTRLSRAVRGLLTALATLLAVTVASPTARAATDTTAPANFVALRTVDPTILQEMRYFTSHNFVGERIDGYLQPLCILTRPAAEALHQAQVKLLREGYSLKVYDCYRPQRAVNHFVRWAEDLDDQVMKSEFYPNVDKTRLFEDGYIAEKSGHSRGSTMDLTIVRLPARPTRPYHPGEPLVPCYASQDQRFPDNSVDMGTGFDCFDTLAHTLDPRVEGRQRDNRLLLKSTLEDLGFVNLAEEWWHYTFKPEPYPDTYFDFPVSSKSLVSTD